One segment of Anaerohalosphaeraceae bacterium DNA contains the following:
- a CDS encoding DUF4139 domain-containing protein yields MKRYAVLVWIIGLAAVSFAKVDLVTLPASESVQITIYESADLTLVRDSRPLTLRQGANQLQFSWAGTLIDPTSLMLVPKKAADQVDITDLSYPPNAVNVGIWTLESRQAGRIPFEITYLTSGFSWRAFYAGILSEDEKTMRLEGYVRVFNESGEDYENAQVRLIVGQVHLLDEIAELARRTWPYGRPGEEIPGMPPQVQTERAMFGFGAVKAMDEIAMAAKPKEIQKEGLSEYFLYTIEGTESIPNGWSKRLPSFQAEAVPVVNLYKFEEEMYGPSVIRYLYFFNDAEHHLGQTPIPGGSIKVYRTVSKQGHLTYEGGCEIKYIPVGQEVELNLGPAEDVLVKPKLMDFKTDNYRFDDRGNISGWDEIQTFAVEVKNSRPLPIRLEIKRNFATAYWTLENRGDSEKIFEKVDLDTVKYILSMPPQSARTIEYVLTTYHGVRQEDWTKQNQ; encoded by the coding sequence ATGAAACGATATGCCGTGCTTGTCTGGATAATAGGCCTTGCCGCCGTGTCCTTTGCCAAAGTGGATTTGGTTACACTGCCCGCCTCTGAGTCCGTGCAGATTACGATTTATGAATCCGCCGACCTGACGCTCGTTCGCGACAGCCGCCCGCTGACCCTTCGTCAGGGCGCCAACCAGCTCCAGTTTTCCTGGGCGGGCACGCTGATTGACCCGACCTCCCTGATGCTCGTGCCCAAAAAGGCCGCCGACCAGGTGGACATTACCGACCTGTCCTATCCGCCGAATGCCGTCAACGTCGGCATCTGGACGCTCGAGAGCCGACAGGCAGGGCGGATTCCCTTTGAGATTACGTACCTGACGAGCGGTTTCAGCTGGCGGGCCTTTTATGCGGGCATCCTGTCCGAGGATGAAAAGACGATGCGGCTGGAAGGGTATGTCCGCGTCTTCAACGAGTCCGGCGAAGATTACGAAAACGCCCAGGTGCGGCTGATTGTCGGACAGGTTCATCTGCTCGATGAAATTGCCGAACTGGCCCGACGGACCTGGCCGTACGGAAGGCCGGGAGAGGAAATACCCGGAATGCCTCCGCAGGTGCAGACGGAACGGGCTATGTTTGGCTTCGGCGCTGTCAAGGCGATGGATGAGATTGCCATGGCCGCCAAGCCCAAAGAAATCCAAAAGGAAGGGCTCAGCGAGTATTTTCTTTATACCATCGAGGGCACGGAATCCATCCCGAACGGCTGGTCCAAGCGGCTGCCCAGTTTCCAGGCCGAAGCTGTGCCGGTCGTCAATCTCTACAAATTCGAAGAAGAAATGTACGGCCCGTCTGTCATCCGGTATCTGTACTTTTTCAACGATGCCGAGCATCATTTGGGCCAAACCCCCATTCCTGGCGGGTCAATCAAGGTCTATCGGACTGTCAGCAAACAGGGACATCTGACCTATGAAGGCGGCTGTGAGATTAAGTACATCCCGGTCGGCCAGGAGGTGGAGCTGAATCTGGGGCCTGCGGAAGATGTTTTGGTCAAACCCAAGTTGATGGATTTCAAGACCGACAATTACCGCTTTGACGACCGGGGCAATATCAGCGGCTGGGATGAAATCCAAACCTTTGCTGTCGAGGTCAAAAACAGCCGGCCGCTGCCGATTCGGCTGGAAATCAAGCGGAACTTCGCCACTGCGTACTGGACGCTGGAGAACCGGGGAGACAGCGAAAAAATTTTTGAAAAAGTCGATTTGGATACGGTAAAATACATACTTTCTATGCCGCCTCAGTCGGCTCGGACTATTGAATATGTCCTGACCACCTATCACGGCGTAAGGCAGGAAGACTGGACCAAACAGAATCAGTAA
- the bamE gene encoding outer membrane protein assembly factor BamE, giving the protein MNEKGAFILWGLVLFCQGAVSYASEPNQPAPTFKTELLPNEPLIERRQVWHFWQMLQVGMTAEKVTELLGEPLEKESSETACVWYYHQTPRRLPSGQIQRPRFGFLNFKKTALNGQEQMLLKTWRQPDWNQLPAYSAEQFEFQQKRLEQLRQQQLAEQKRLEEEKRLQEELRRQEELRRQEELRQQMPAQRDQSRSKGFTLNWQEWPRSYWYIAGGVLAGLIVLFLILKKPFGN; this is encoded by the coding sequence GTGAATGAGAAGGGGGCTTTTATTCTGTGGGGGCTTGTTCTGTTTTGCCAAGGGGCTGTTTCTTATGCTTCGGAGCCCAATCAGCCCGCTCCGACGTTTAAGACGGAATTGCTTCCGAATGAACCGCTCATCGAACGCCGCCAGGTGTGGCATTTCTGGCAGATGCTTCAGGTTGGAATGACCGCTGAAAAGGTAACGGAACTGCTCGGTGAGCCCCTCGAAAAAGAAAGCAGTGAAACGGCCTGTGTGTGGTATTATCACCAGACCCCCCGGCGGCTTCCCAGCGGACAAATCCAGCGGCCGCGATTCGGGTTTCTCAATTTCAAAAAAACCGCTCTCAACGGGCAGGAACAGATGCTCCTGAAGACCTGGCGCCAGCCGGACTGGAATCAGCTGCCCGCTTACAGCGCTGAGCAGTTTGAGTTCCAGCAGAAGCGGCTGGAACAGCTTCGCCAACAGCAGCTGGCCGAACAAAAGCGGCTCGAGGAGGAAAAACGCCTTCAGGAGGAGCTCCGCCGACAGGAAGAACTGCGCCGGCAGGAGGAACTCCGTCAGCAGATGCCGGCCCAACGGGACCAATCTCGCTCCAAAGGGTTTACCCTGAACTGGCAGGAATGGCCCCGCTCTTATTGGTATATCGCAGGGGGTGTCCTGGCGGGGCTGATTGTCCTTTTCCTCATTCTCAAAAAACCCTTCGGCAATTAA
- a CDS encoding MFS transporter translates to MRLSVFEGLLAMIAIGLQQTFYVPFLNALGATKFEIGIGAGLPALMTGLIQLRVPVWIRNPRHYKPALFWGTCLHGLSFFPLALVIFLRGPVSVWAAMSVMAVSAAAMGFGAGIWADWMGHIVPRRRRGKYFGNRNRLLTLSQLTASVIAGYLLDTNKGKTLLIFAGIWIVGGLSRTVSSFLFFWHHEPHTLSSESLRPGQFSNFCRQMFHSAFGQFALAYSLIHFAANFSAPFFTIYMLNEMKLSYIRYTCLSQMPTLITLLSMPLWGRICDRIGYVRPMRLQCTVVMGLPLVWIVTQNYWILMIVQVLAGLTWGGLTLTSFNYSINSLPHQSRLSGLSYLNFFSSVFIFLGTTLGGWVGPMLPTFTDSQLHSIFLFSTLMRIVPVLLFQALPEDTPPRTKLSAVERFFFNPQLTFRSGFDRIVISKFRRPI, encoded by the coding sequence ATGCGTCTGTCTGTGTTCGAAGGGCTTTTGGCTATGATAGCCATCGGCCTTCAACAGACTTTTTATGTCCCCTTTCTAAATGCCCTCGGTGCGACCAAATTTGAAATCGGTATTGGAGCCGGTTTGCCGGCTCTGATGACCGGTCTGATTCAGCTGCGGGTGCCGGTTTGGATTCGCAATCCCCGCCACTATAAACCGGCTCTGTTCTGGGGCACGTGCCTGCACGGATTAAGTTTCTTCCCGCTGGCCCTGGTGATTTTTCTCCGCGGTCCGGTGTCCGTTTGGGCGGCGATGTCCGTAATGGCCGTCAGTGCCGCGGCGATGGGATTCGGAGCGGGCATCTGGGCGGACTGGATGGGCCATATTGTTCCGCGCCGGCGTCGGGGCAAGTATTTCGGGAACCGCAACCGGCTTCTGACACTTTCGCAATTGACCGCCTCCGTGATTGCCGGGTATCTTTTGGACACCAACAAGGGCAAGACGCTGCTGATTTTTGCGGGCATCTGGATTGTCGGCGGACTTTCCCGAACCGTCAGTTCCTTCCTGTTTTTCTGGCATCACGAACCGCACACGCTCAGCAGCGAGTCGCTGCGGCCCGGGCAGTTCTCCAATTTCTGCCGGCAGATGTTTCACAGCGCCTTCGGCCAGTTTGCGCTGGCCTATTCGCTTATCCATTTTGCGGCCAACTTCAGTGCCCCGTTTTTCACGATTTATATGCTCAATGAAATGAAGCTGTCGTATATCCGCTATACGTGTCTGAGCCAGATGCCGACGCTGATTACCCTGCTGTCGATGCCGCTGTGGGGGCGGATTTGCGACCGCATCGGCTATGTGCGTCCGATGCGTCTGCAATGTACGGTTGTGATGGGCCTGCCGCTGGTCTGGATTGTCACACAGAATTATTGGATTCTGATGATTGTGCAGGTCCTGGCCGGTTTGACCTGGGGCGGACTGACGCTGACCAGTTTCAATTATTCTATCAATTCACTGCCGCATCAAAGCCGGTTAAGCGGTCTGTCGTATCTGAATTTCTTCTCGTCTGTTTTTATCTTTCTGGGCACTACGCTGGGCGGCTGGGTCGGGCCGATGCTACCGACGTTTACCGACAGCCAGCTGCACAGCATCTTTTTGTTCAGCACGCTGATGCGGATTGTGCCGGTGCTGCTGTTCCAGGCCTTGCCCGAAGATACGCCGCCGCGAACCAAACTCAGCGCCGTGGAGCGGTTCTTTTTCAATCCGCAGCTGACTTTCCGCTCCGGCTTTGACCGAATCGTCATCAGCAAATTCCGCCGCCCCATTTAA
- a CDS encoding serpin family protein encodes MEIRRFWVRAGVLFLLAGFSIGWAAQPVSDPGNDPIEQTVKAQTTFAVELYRALAGLPVPEKPVENIFYSPYSISSAMAVVFAGARGVTERQFCDALHFWLPQEPFHEAMGRLEKHLKKQASKNDYELTIANALWMDRKTAFAEPFLQQVQGCYSANLERVDFAANPSGAARTINQWVEKQTRERIKNLIPEGTLDTLTRLVVTNAVYFKGKWALPFDPQLTRTEWFTVSTYTIQEDGPKVETRRVQVPMMTRKDNFGYAENDLCQILELPYTGGDLRMVILLPKDPDLIQLEQALTADTLAEWLSRLHRREVEVYLPRFTFTWQSELKPVLIALGLTDGFSMTADFSGITGGKDLFLTNVLHKAFVKVDEEGTEAAAATGAVMKLVSIQAPLPVFRADKPFVFLIQDKPTGTVLFVGRVADPTKEQ; translated from the coding sequence ATGGAGATTCGCAGGTTTTGGGTTCGGGCGGGTGTTTTGTTCCTTCTGGCCGGATTTTCGATAGGTTGGGCGGCCCAGCCCGTTTCCGATCCAGGAAACGATCCCATAGAGCAGACCGTAAAAGCCCAGACAACCTTCGCCGTGGAGTTGTATCGGGCTTTGGCAGGGCTTCCTGTTCCGGAAAAACCTGTCGAGAATATCTTTTATTCGCCCTACAGTATCTCCTCTGCGATGGCCGTTGTTTTTGCCGGCGCCCGCGGCGTTACCGAAAGGCAATTCTGTGATGCCTTGCATTTTTGGCTCCCGCAGGAACCGTTTCACGAAGCCATGGGCCGCCTGGAAAAACATCTCAAAAAGCAGGCATCCAAAAACGATTATGAACTGACAATTGCCAATGCGCTCTGGATGGACCGAAAAACGGCCTTTGCCGAGCCGTTTCTCCAACAGGTCCAAGGCTGCTATTCGGCCAATCTGGAGCGGGTCGATTTTGCGGCCAATCCCTCCGGTGCTGCGCGAACCATCAATCAATGGGTCGAAAAACAAACCCGGGAACGCATCAAAAACCTGATCCCCGAAGGTACACTCGACACGCTTACCCGGCTGGTTGTCACCAACGCCGTTTATTTCAAGGGCAAATGGGCCCTGCCCTTTGACCCGCAGCTGACCCGGACGGAGTGGTTTACTGTGTCAACTTATACAATTCAGGAAGACGGACCGAAGGTGGAAACCCGACGGGTCCAGGTGCCGATGATGACCCGCAAAGACAACTTCGGCTACGCGGAGAATGACCTTTGCCAAATCCTCGAGCTGCCCTACACAGGCGGCGACCTGCGGATGGTTATCCTCCTGCCCAAAGACCCCGATCTGATTCAGCTCGAACAAGCCCTCACCGCAGACACCCTTGCCGAATGGCTCAGCCGGCTGCACCGTCGGGAGGTGGAAGTCTATCTGCCTCGTTTTACATTCACCTGGCAGAGTGAGCTGAAACCGGTTCTGATTGCGCTGGGCTTGACGGACGGCTTTTCGATGACGGCGGACTTTTCCGGCATCACCGGCGGAAAGGATTTGTTCCTGACCAACGTTCTACATAAGGCGTTTGTCAAGGTGGACGAGGAAGGCACGGAAGCCGCCGCCGCCACCGGAGCCGTGATGAAACTCGTTTCGATACAGGCCCCTTTGCCGGTATTTCGGGCCGACAAGCCCTTTGTCTTTCTCATTCAGGACAAACCGACCGGCACCGTGCTGTTTGTCGGCAGGGTGGCGGACCCAACCAAAGAACAATAA
- a CDS encoding YqaE/Pmp3 family membrane protein, whose amino-acid sequence MTVLKIILAIVLPPVAAFLQVGLGMHFWLNIVLTILGGLPGMIHALWLVATNKQ is encoded by the coding sequence ATGACAGTTTTGAAAATCATTCTTGCGATTGTCCTTCCACCGGTAGCCGCTTTTCTGCAGGTGGGTCTGGGAATGCACTTTTGGCTGAATATAGTTCTGACGATCCTTGGCGGCCTGCCGGGAATGATTCACGCCCTCTGGCTGGTTGCAACAAATAAACAATAA